The following coding sequences are from one Candidatus Bathyarchaeota archaeon window:
- a CDS encoding iron-containing alcohol dehydrogenase — protein MFGQQVLDFLFPRRIIFGMDTISRVGSLARELSSGRSALILTDRNLEGMGFMKEIRGHLEGEGFQAEVFSAIEAEPLEETVLGVAEHVRSLKPDIIIGVGGGSVLDMGKTASVMATNPGDPLEYFGAPLMPAKRSPERRGTPKILIPTTAGTASEVTQFAVIIDRDRRTKKVLSSPYAMADLALVDPSLTASMPPRLTAGCGMDALSHAIEGYMSLWSSPLTDSISLEASRLIFENLRMAYYNGGDMKARYRMSLAASMAGIPLANARVVLGHSIAQVIGPRYGLPHGTACAMALPYAMRYNLPVLIEKFCRLAWYMGIELNGVKGRAASVKVVEEVSNLSGELRITLSLNELGIPREDLPEIAEDIMKYQPRPNNPRTLVKEDLIELLEDMWNGKVI, from the coding sequence ATGTTCGGGCAGCAGGTCCTCGACTTCCTCTTTCCTCGCCGAATCATCTTCGGAATGGACACTATAAGTAGGGTAGGTTCCCTAGCTAGGGAGCTGTCCTCTGGAAGGTCCGCCCTGATCCTAACTGATAGGAATCTTGAGGGGATGGGCTTCATGAAAGAGATAAGGGGACATCTTGAGGGGGAAGGGTTCCAAGCCGAGGTCTTCAGCGCTATAGAGGCGGAGCCCCTCGAGGAGACTGTCCTAGGAGTTGCGGAGCATGTGAGAAGCCTGAAGCCGGATATAATAATCGGCGTGGGGGGTGGAAGTGTCCTAGACATGGGTAAAACGGCCTCGGTCATGGCAACCAACCCAGGTGACCCGCTGGAATACTTCGGAGCACCTCTTATGCCTGCTAAAAGGTCCCCGGAGAGGCGGGGAACCCCAAAGATCCTCATCCCCACAACAGCTGGCACAGCTAGCGAGGTGACCCAGTTCGCAGTCATAATAGATAGGGATAGGAGGACGAAGAAGGTCCTCTCATCCCCCTACGCCATGGCGGACCTAGCCCTAGTTGACCCCTCCCTCACAGCCTCCATGCCGCCCCGCCTCACGGCTGGCTGCGGTATGGATGCTCTCAGCCATGCGATAGAGGGCTATATGTCCCTCTGGTCCAGTCCCCTCACAGACTCGATATCCCTCGAGGCCTCAAGGCTGATATTCGAGAACTTGAGGATGGCCTACTATAACGGCGGGGATATGAAGGCTAGGTATCGCATGTCCCTAGCTGCGTCGATGGCCGGGATACCCCTAGCCAACGCCAGGGTGGTCCTGGGCCATTCCATAGCCCAGGTTATCGGACCGAGGTATGGACTACCCCACGGCACCGCTTGTGCCATGGCCCTGCCATACGCCATGAGATACAACCTTCCAGTGTTGATAGAGAAATTCTGCAGGCTAGCCTGGTACATGGGCATAGAACTGAATGGGGTTAAGGGCAGAGCTGCGTCTGTGAAGGTGGTGGAAGAGGTCTCAAACCTCTCAGGAGAACTAAGGATCACCTTGAGCCTGAATGAATTGGGGATACCGAGGGAAGACCTTCCAGAGATCGCTGAGGACATAATGAAATACCAGCCACGCCCCAACAACCCAAGAACCCTAGTCAAAGAAGACTTAATAGAATTACTAGAAGACATGTGGAATGGAAAGGTCATATAA
- a CDS encoding 30S ribosomal protein S3ae, producing the protein MSSRDKWRRKEWYEVYLPRYFGESKIGETIADDPSKIIGRVLETTLAQVTGDFSQDYIKLYFQATSVDEHGVRTIFKGHEYLRDYLRSLVRRRSTKVDGIFRVNTLDGFKLKIAVVALTQTRIKTSLEKKIRSIMKRIVEEKARNLTFEQLAHEIVLGKLASDIYNEAKKITALRYVGVRKSELLMTPN; encoded by the coding sequence TTGTCATCTAGGGATAAGTGGAGGAGAAAGGAGTGGTATGAGGTCTACCTTCCGAGGTACTTCGGAGAATCCAAGATAGGTGAGACCATAGCAGACGACCCCTCCAAGATAATAGGCCGTGTTCTCGAGACGACCCTTGCTCAGGTCACGGGTGACTTCTCTCAGGATTACATTAAACTCTACTTCCAGGCCACGAGCGTGGATGAGCATGGGGTGAGGACCATATTTAAGGGTCATGAGTATCTTAGGGACTATCTCAGAAGCCTTGTGAGGAGGAGGAGCACGAAAGTTGATGGCATATTCAGGGTTAACACCCTTGATGGGTTCAAACTCAAGATCGCTGTCGTGGCCCTCACCCAGACGAGGATAAAGACATCCCTAGAGAAGAAGATCAGGAGTATTATGAAGAGGATTGTTGAGGAGAAGGCTAGAAACCTAACCTTCGAGCAGTTGGCCCACGAGATAGTTCTTGGAAAGCTGGCCTCTGACATCTACAACGAGGCGAAGAAGATCACAGCCCTGAGATACGTGGGGGTTAGGAAGTCCGAGCTTCTAATGACCCCCAATTGA
- a CDS encoding nucleotidyltransferase domain-containing protein translates to MNSRRRVAREAARLLYLGLAEEFIQAKEMAAQALGVDAFPSNYEVALELDQIADEEEGMERKRLLIRLREEALRVMRILDGFNPRLIGSVWRGTARRGSDIDIVVYASEPNEVEERLLEAGLAPDGEDLVTLKEGKPINSRHIKLRLESGSEVEVVVRPPDSSNIHERCDIYGDLKRGLGIQELEEVLNRDPLRVFIPRRRRD, encoded by the coding sequence TTGAACTCAAGAAGAAGGGTTGCTAGGGAGGCAGCCCGCCTGCTCTATCTCGGCCTGGCGGAGGAGTTCATACAGGCTAAAGAGATGGCGGCCCAAGCCCTAGGAGTAGATGCCTTTCCCAGCAACTATGAGGTCGCTTTAGAACTGGACCAGATCGCAGATGAGGAGGAGGGGATGGAGAGGAAGAGGCTCCTCATAAGGCTGAGAGAAGAGGCTCTAAGAGTTATGAGGATTCTTGATGGGTTCAATCCCAGGTTAATCGGAAGCGTTTGGAGGGGAACAGCCAGGAGGGGCAGCGATATCGATATAGTAGTATACGCCTCAGAGCCGAATGAGGTCGAGGAAAGGCTGCTGGAGGCTGGTTTAGCCCCAGACGGGGAAGACCTTGTAACCCTTAAGGAGGGGAAGCCCATAAACTCCAGACACATCAAATTAAGGCTTGAGAGCGGGAGCGAGGTGGAGGTAGTGGTCAGGCCTCCAGATAGCTCGAATATCCATGAGAGGTGCGACATATATGGGGATCTGAAGAGAGGACTAGGCATCCAAGAGCTCGAGGAGGTTTTGAATAGGGACCCCTTAAGGGTTTTCATTCCAAGGAGGCGACGGGATTGA
- the glmM gene encoding phosphoglucosamine mutase: protein MNLRLFGTSGIRGVANVDVTPAISLQVGAALASTLRGGEILVGRDVRLTGEMLEAALISGILSCGGGVKRLGILPTPSIALLTKELEADSGVSLTASHNPPQYNGIKLFSSTGMAYTTEQQMRLGEIIERGEFKLVEWDATGSVVSADERWRYIEALADKVKPDQRDRIVCDLFNGSTCTVAPRLFEEAGVETIIINGQPDGHFPSGTPEPTPMSLRRLGRMVEAMEAGIGFAFDGDGDRMMAVDEKGRIPSQDALLAAYSRYIVEKRGGGLVVTHIGASMCIDEAVSEVGGAVARTRVGDVCIAEEMMKRGAIFGGEPIGAWIHPDIHLCPDGLLSALKLLEALEGRTLSEFMEGINEYPILNTKLDCREDEKEEVMRRISSSYPEVLGEAEVTTVDGLRLDFEDGWVLIRASGTEPAIRITTEARELEAAKGLLKRAQELVSKALRGIA, encoded by the coding sequence TTGAACCTCAGGCTCTTCGGGACATCTGGGATTAGAGGAGTAGCGAACGTGGATGTAACTCCAGCTATCTCCCTACAGGTTGGGGCGGCCCTAGCATCCACTCTAAGGGGGGGAGAGATACTGGTGGGGAGGGATGTGAGGCTGACGGGGGAGATGCTGGAGGCGGCCTTAATCTCAGGAATATTATCCTGTGGTGGAGGTGTGAAGAGGCTGGGCATCCTTCCGACGCCCAGCATAGCCCTCCTAACCAAGGAACTCGAAGCGGACTCAGGGGTCTCATTGACCGCCTCCCACAACCCTCCTCAATATAACGGCATCAAGCTATTCAGCTCAACTGGGATGGCATACACTACAGAACAGCAGATGAGATTGGGGGAGATCATAGAGAGGGGAGAATTTAAACTGGTGGAATGGGATGCTACAGGCTCAGTGGTATCAGCGGATGAGAGGTGGAGGTATATCGAGGCCCTCGCGGATAAGGTCAAGCCCGACCAGAGGGATAGGATCGTCTGCGACCTCTTCAACGGCTCCACATGCACAGTCGCGCCCAGGCTGTTCGAGGAGGCTGGAGTGGAGACCATCATCATCAATGGACAACCCGACGGCCATTTCCCCTCAGGAACCCCAGAGCCCACTCCCATGAGCCTCAGGAGGCTCGGGAGGATGGTTGAGGCTATGGAGGCCGGGATCGGGTTCGCATTCGATGGGGATGGGGATAGGATGATGGCGGTTGACGAGAAGGGCAGAATCCCAAGCCAGGACGCCCTCCTCGCGGCCTACTCCAGGTACATTGTCGAGAAGAGGGGAGGGGGACTGGTCGTTACCCATATAGGGGCCTCCATGTGCATCGATGAGGCTGTATCAGAGGTAGGGGGAGCGGTGGCGAGGACGAGGGTGGGGGACGTGTGCATCGCTGAGGAGATGATGAAACGAGGAGCTATATTTGGGGGGGAGCCCATTGGCGCTTGGATACACCCTGATATTCATCTATGTCCCGACGGCCTCCTCTCAGCCCTTAAGCTTCTAGAGGCCCTAGAGGGGAGAACTCTCTCCGAGTTTATGGAGGGGATCAACGAGTATCCCATATTGAACACGAAGCTCGACTGCCGTGAAGACGAGAAGGAAGAGGTGATGAGGAGGATCTCCTCCAGCTACCCCGAGGTCCTAGGAGAGGCGGAGGTCACAACAGTCGATGGCCTCCGCCTCGACTTTGAGGATGGATGGGTCCTCATAAGGGCTTCTGGAACAGAGCCAGCGATTAGGATAACCACCGAGGCGAGAGAACTTGAAGCGGCTAAGGGCCTCCTGAAGAGAGCCCAAGAGCTCGTATCAAAGGCCTTAAGGGGAATCGCATGA
- a CDS encoding NTP transferase domain-containing protein, translating to MKGVVLAAGLGVRLKPFTLTRPKVMIPVGGAPLLEWVLRRLREAGVREILIITHHMESLIRNYFGSGSKLGLKLSFKRQERLLGTADAFRVAEDFVKGEEFLGLNGDLYLSPGIIERILENHKEGEAAMAVVPVETPSRYGIVTLEGGLVKGLVEKPEPGREPSRLANAGIYLFPKAVFEWIKRTPKSNRGEYEITESLRMMMEAGETIRAVEIAPDSWLEIGYPWKLLEANERILRALEHQVEGDLEEGVVIIPPVKIGKGTRVRSGSYLEGPVLIGEGCDIGPNCYIRPHTSIGSGVRVGNGCEVKNSIVMDGAHISHLCYVGDSVIGEGCNLGAGTITANLRFDGRDVEVRVEDTVISSARRKLGAFIGDEAQTGVNVSLMPGVKVGPRAWIAPGLTVYEDIPEEVLYSIPRGGVGPRARRHI from the coding sequence ATGAAAGGCGTGGTCCTAGCCGCGGGATTAGGGGTTAGGCTAAAGCCCTTCACCCTCACCAGGCCGAAGGTGATGATCCCCGTGGGAGGGGCCCCATTATTGGAGTGGGTTCTAAGGAGGCTTAGGGAGGCTGGGGTAAGGGAGATCCTTATAATAACCCACCACATGGAAAGCCTTATCAGGAATTACTTCGGCTCAGGCTCAAAGCTCGGATTAAAGCTCTCCTTCAAAAGGCAGGAGAGGCTACTGGGAACCGCCGACGCCTTCAGGGTGGCAGAGGACTTCGTTAAGGGGGAGGAGTTCCTCGGTCTTAACGGGGACCTATACCTTTCACCTGGGATCATTGAAAGGATTTTAGAGAACCACAAAGAGGGGGAGGCCGCCATGGCGGTTGTTCCAGTGGAGACGCCTTCGAGATACGGAATCGTGACGCTCGAGGGAGGTCTAGTGAAGGGGCTTGTGGAGAAGCCCGAGCCTGGGAGGGAGCCCAGCAGGCTGGCAAACGCTGGGATATACCTCTTCCCTAAGGCAGTCTTCGAATGGATAAAGAGGACCCCAAAATCTAACAGGGGGGAGTATGAGATAACCGAGTCCCTCAGGATGATGATGGAGGCAGGGGAAACGATAAGGGCTGTGGAGATAGCCCCTGATTCCTGGCTTGAGATAGGATACCCCTGGAAGCTCCTAGAGGCGAACGAGAGGATCCTCAGGGCTCTAGAGCATCAGGTTGAAGGGGACCTTGAGGAAGGGGTGGTTATAATCCCACCCGTCAAGATCGGGAAGGGCACGAGGGTTAGGTCTGGATCCTACCTAGAAGGCCCTGTGCTCATCGGCGAGGGCTGCGACATAGGTCCGAACTGCTATATAAGGCCCCACACGAGCATAGGCTCAGGGGTCAGGGTGGGGAACGGGTGCGAGGTGAAGAATAGCATAGTGATGGATGGGGCTCATATCTCCCACCTATGCTATGTCGGGGACAGCGTCATAGGTGAGGGATGCAACCTGGGAGCTGGAACAATAACTGCCAACCTCAGATTCGATGGGAGGGACGTGGAGGTGAGGGTGGAGGATACGGTGATAAGCTCGGCTAGGAGAAAGCTTGGGGCCTTCATAGGGGATGAGGCCCAGACAGGGGTGAACGTGAGCCTTATGCCGGGGGTGAAGGTTGGGCCCAGGGCATGGATAGCCCCCGGCCTCACGGTATACGAAGACATTCCGGAGGAGGTCCTCTACTCCATCCCCCGAGGTGGAGTCGGGCCTAGAGCCCGGCGTCACATTTAA
- a CDS encoding DUF2095 family protein, producing the protein MEKELFRRLFPHLAEEIEREASKIVISGLREEGRWAGYEPNIVDFIRRCDTEAQAEEIIDYMERRMEITHERAEELRAQLRDKGLRSFGEKKEPGYYFKEN; encoded by the coding sequence ATGGAGAAGGAGCTCTTCAGGAGGCTTTTCCCACATCTGGCGGAGGAGATCGAGAGGGAGGCTTCGAAGATAGTGATAAGCGGCCTCAGGGAGGAAGGGAGATGGGCCGGCTATGAGCCCAATATAGTGGATTTTATCAGGAGGTGTGACACAGAGGCCCAGGCAGAGGAGATCATAGACTACATGGAGAGGCGGATGGAGATTACTCATGAAAGAGCCGAGGAACTCAGAGCACAGCTTAGGGATAAGGGGCTGAGAAGCTTCGGGGAGAAGAAGGAGCCGGGCTACTACTTCAAAGAGAATTAG
- a CDS encoding redox-regulated ATPase YchF — protein sequence MGLLVGIVGKANVGKSTFFSALTLKVVEIASFPFTTIKANRGVAYVRTPCVCREFNVKDNPVNSACIDGIRLIPVEVIDCPGLIRGAHMGKGLGNQFLDEVRRADALIVVCDAAGETDDNGQPVPVGSHDPLNDIKIFESEFDEWLLWLIRKDWDRIVRMAEAAREEIGKYLEEKLTGLGINRGNISEAVERLGLDAYRAGRWSREDLKRFTSELRRVSKPMLIAANKADKDPAERNVERLREAGYHVIPTCAEAELALRRASSSGLIRYNPGDRDFEIRNPSALSDAQRRVLEIIRERVFRKWGGTGVQEAMDQAFFKLLDVIAVYPVEDAERLTDHHGRVLPDCYLVPRGTTAKEFAGLIHTELMEGFIHAIDARTGRRLGEDYILKENDVIQIVSAKAKR from the coding sequence TTGGGCCTATTGGTAGGCATCGTTGGGAAGGCGAATGTAGGGAAGAGCACCTTCTTCTCCGCGCTGACCCTTAAGGTTGTCGAGATAGCCAGCTTCCCTTTCACCACCATAAAGGCCAACAGGGGAGTAGCATATGTCAGAACCCCATGCGTCTGCAGGGAGTTCAACGTCAAGGATAACCCGGTGAACTCCGCTTGCATCGACGGGATCCGCCTCATACCCGTAGAGGTGATAGACTGCCCTGGCCTCATCAGGGGAGCTCACATGGGAAAGGGGCTTGGAAACCAGTTCTTGGATGAGGTGAGGAGGGCAGACGCCCTGATAGTAGTCTGCGACGCAGCTGGGGAGACGGATGATAATGGTCAGCCCGTGCCAGTCGGGAGCCATGACCCCCTCAACGATATTAAGATATTCGAGTCGGAGTTCGATGAATGGCTCCTCTGGCTGATTAGGAAGGATTGGGACAGGATAGTCAGGATGGCGGAGGCAGCCAGAGAAGAGATAGGAAAATACCTAGAGGAGAAGCTGACCGGCCTAGGCATAAATAGGGGCAACATCTCCGAGGCCGTGGAGAGATTAGGGCTGGATGCCTATAGGGCTGGAAGGTGGAGCAGGGAGGACCTGAAACGCTTCACATCGGAGCTCAGGAGGGTCTCGAAGCCTATGCTTATTGCCGCGAATAAGGCTGACAAGGACCCGGCCGAGAGGAATGTGGAGAGGTTAAGGGAGGCTGGCTACCATGTCATCCCGACGTGCGCGGAGGCCGAGCTCGCCCTCAGGAGAGCCTCCTCCTCGGGCCTCATAAGATACAATCCAGGGGATAGGGATTTCGAGATCCGAAACCCCTCAGCCCTCTCAGACGCGCAGAGGAGGGTCTTAGAGATCATAAGGGAGAGGGTATTCAGGAAATGGGGAGGGACCGGTGTTCAAGAGGCCATGGACCAGGCCTTCTTTAAGCTTCTAGACGTCATAGCTGTATATCCTGTGGAGGACGCGGAGAGGCTCACCGATCATCATGGTAGGGTTCTACCAGACTGCTACCTTGTCCCCAGGGGCACAACCGCTAAGGAGTTTGCAGGCCTCATTCACACGGAGCTCATGGAGGGCTTCATCCACGCGATAGATGCGAGGACCGGGAGGAGGCTCGGGGAAGATTACATACTTAAGGAGAACGACGTCATCCAGATAGTCTCAGCTAAGGCTAAAAGGTGA
- a CDS encoding glycosyltransferase, with the protein MRFELSGSGRCLIGRLNGKEDALRGAILGEKMFSVIIPTFNEERNIEACFRSLRRQRYSRFEVIVVDSGSHDRTREIARRYGYRVLEVERRRPHDVGSAKNEGARHAVGDALLFLDADTVAEPNCLSVLEEAYEAPGVIGVSCRVLPLGGNGTEMWMYQLNNILARFANRVGVHEFSYFSCHSYLKAPFEKVGGFNEDLHACEDLDLSLRIRQMGRFIFTSETTLWTSPRRLRNWSYPGYISRYARYLIQYYFDGKISDYYI; encoded by the coding sequence TTGAGGTTTGAATTATCCGGCTCTGGTAGGTGTCTGATTGGGCGGCTCAATGGTAAGGAGGATGCCCTAAGGGGGGCCATATTGGGGGAGAAGATGTTCTCCGTGATCATCCCGACCTTTAACGAGGAGAGGAACATAGAGGCGTGCTTCAGGTCCCTGAGAAGGCAGAGATATAGCCGTTTCGAGGTTATAGTCGTGGATAGCGGGAGCCATGATCGAACCAGGGAGATAGCTAGGAGATATGGTTATAGAGTTTTAGAGGTGGAGAGAAGGAGGCCCCACGACGTAGGCTCAGCTAAAAACGAGGGGGCGAGGCACGCTGTAGGAGACGCTTTACTATTCCTAGACGCAGATACGGTGGCTGAGCCGAACTGCCTCTCCGTCCTTGAAGAGGCCTATGAGGCCCCTGGGGTTATAGGTGTCTCCTGTAGGGTTCTCCCCCTAGGCGGAAATGGGACCGAGATGTGGATGTACCAGTTGAACAATATCCTCGCCCGTTTCGCAAACAGGGTGGGAGTTCATGAGTTCAGCTACTTCTCATGCCACTCCTATCTCAAGGCACCCTTTGAGAAGGTTGGAGGATTCAATGAAGACCTCCACGCATGTGAGGATTTAGATCTCTCCCTGAGGATCAGACAGATGGGGCGGTTCATCTTCACATCCGAGACAACCCTCTGGACCTCACCGAGGAGGCTTAGAAACTGGTCATATCCTGGATACATCTCTAGATATGCAAGATATCTGATTCAATACTACTTCGACGGGAAGATATCTGATTATTATATCTGA
- a CDS encoding 50S ribosomal protein L15e, which translates to MGMYRFLRQAWRKPDESFMEGLMRERAIKWRRQPSIVRIDKPTRIDRARRLGYKDKKGFVVVRVRVRRGGRRKIRPRMGRSQKHMGVAKYTPAKSLQLIAEERAARRYPNLEVLNSYWVWEDGTSKWFEVILVDPHHPVIRSDKALNWISGSPL; encoded by the coding sequence ATGGGTATGTATAGATTCCTGAGACAGGCTTGGAGGAAGCCTGACGAGAGCTTTATGGAAGGGTTGATGAGGGAGAGGGCTATCAAGTGGAGGCGCCAACCCTCCATAGTGAGGATTGATAAGCCAACCAGGATTGATAGGGCTCGACGCTTGGGCTATAAGGACAAGAAGGGCTTTGTGGTGGTCAGGGTCAGGGTAAGGAGGGGGGGTAGGAGGAAGATCCGTCCTAGGATGGGTAGAAGCCAGAAGCATATGGGCGTGGCCAAATACACCCCAGCCAAAAGTCTTCAACTGATAGCCGAGGAGAGGGCTGCGAGGAGGTATCCAAACCTCGAGGTTCTGAACTCATACTGGGTTTGGGAGGACGGCACCTCCAAGTGGTTTGAGGTAATCCTCGTAGATCCACATCACCCAGTCATAAGATCGGATAAGGCCTTAAACTGGATCAGCGGTTCCCCCCTTTAA
- a CDS encoding sodium-translocating pyrophosphatase, whose product MDWLTFVPASALASIIFAGYLYHYVNRQDSGSDRMREIAEAIRIGANAYLRRQNSALAVFAGVMAVILGLAFSSLHLSLAYLLGALCTAAASYFGMNAAVRANVRTANGAVKGLSRALPVAYFGGAVMGLSIVGIAVLGMSILFYIYSLLYGDPETALDTILGFSFGASSLALFAKAGGGIYTKTADIGADLVGKVELGIPEDDPRNPAVIADNVGDNVGDVAGMGADLTDSYIAGTIAAMLLGARIYHSPTYIVLPLIVKAIGVVSSMLGTLFVRFGITGSPGSALNRGTYAACIIFSMLLYAVINLLNLGGPGLGIFSAIIAGLVAGIIMGLTTDFFTSIDRGPVKRTAESSKTGAAINILSGFSYGLLSIIPPMIGIVVAILAAWNISDIFGLNHYYGISMAAVGMLAVLGSVIAADAYGPIADNAKGIAEQSGLGEEIIEVIDRLDAAGNTTKAISKGFAIGAAALQVLALFFAYSEEVKIPRVINLMDPNVLGGILIGAMMPPVLSALLILAVGKNAFRMVEEVRRQFREIPGLMEGRSKPDYARCVDIATAGALKELILPGILSISVPILVGFTLGKQALAGFLGGCIITGIIFALMMANSGGMWDNAKKYIEEGHFGGKGSEAHKAAVVGDTVGDPFKDTAGPSLNTMITVMALSATVFAPFFL is encoded by the coding sequence TTGGACTGGTTAACTTTCGTACCTGCCTCGGCTTTGGCCTCAATAATATTCGCGGGCTACCTCTACCACTATGTGAATAGGCAGGACTCAGGCTCTGATAGGATGAGGGAGATAGCAGAAGCTATCAGGATAGGGGCTAATGCCTATCTCAGGCGGCAGAACTCCGCCCTAGCCGTCTTCGCCGGGGTTATGGCTGTCATCTTAGGCCTAGCCTTCTCAAGCCTTCACCTCTCCCTCGCTTATCTACTGGGAGCCCTATGCACCGCGGCTGCATCCTACTTCGGCATGAACGCCGCCGTGAGGGCGAATGTTAGAACCGCGAATGGGGCTGTGAAGGGTTTGAGCCGGGCCCTTCCAGTCGCTTACTTTGGGGGGGCGGTGATGGGCCTCTCCATAGTAGGGATCGCCGTCCTGGGCATGAGCATCCTGTTCTACATCTACAGCCTGCTTTATGGAGATCCGGAGACCGCGTTGGACACCATACTAGGGTTCAGCTTCGGGGCGAGTTCCTTAGCTCTCTTCGCGAAGGCTGGGGGAGGAATATACACGAAGACGGCTGACATAGGCGCCGATTTGGTGGGGAAGGTTGAGCTGGGGATCCCTGAGGATGACCCGAGGAACCCAGCCGTCATAGCCGACAATGTGGGTGACAACGTTGGCGACGTTGCAGGGATGGGGGCAGACCTGACCGACTCCTACATAGCTGGAACGATAGCGGCGATGCTCCTAGGAGCCAGGATATATCATTCTCCAACATATATAGTTCTGCCCTTGATTGTGAAGGCCATCGGAGTGGTCTCCTCGATGCTTGGAACCTTATTCGTGAGGTTTGGCATAACGGGCAGCCCGGGCTCAGCCCTGAACAGGGGAACCTACGCGGCGTGTATAATATTCTCCATGCTGCTTTATGCGGTGATAAACCTCCTGAACCTTGGAGGGCCTGGCCTTGGGATATTCTCGGCCATCATAGCGGGGCTGGTTGCGGGGATAATAATGGGCCTAACCACAGACTTCTTCACATCGATCGACAGGGGACCAGTGAAGAGGACAGCTGAATCCTCAAAGACGGGAGCTGCGATAAATATCCTCTCAGGATTCTCATACGGCCTCTTGAGTATAATTCCCCCAATGATAGGCATAGTCGTCGCCATACTGGCAGCCTGGAACATCTCAGATATCTTCGGCCTTAACCACTACTATGGGATCTCGATGGCCGCCGTTGGGATGCTGGCGGTTCTGGGAAGCGTGATAGCAGCCGACGCCTACGGCCCAATAGCCGACAACGCTAAGGGTATAGCTGAACAGTCTGGCCTGGGTGAGGAGATAATAGAGGTGATAGATAGGCTGGACGCGGCTGGAAACACCACCAAAGCCATATCCAAAGGCTTCGCGATAGGTGCCGCGGCCCTCCAGGTTCTGGCACTATTCTTCGCGTACTCGGAGGAGGTGAAGATCCCTAGGGTCATAAACCTCATGGATCCCAATGTGCTCGGAGGCATCCTCATCGGGGCCATGATGCCCCCTGTTTTATCGGCCCTCCTCATCCTAGCCGTTGGAAAGAACGCCTTCAGGATGGTGGAGGAGGTGAGGAGGCAGTTCAGGGAGATCCCCGGGCTTATGGAGGGGAGATCGAAGCCGGACTATGCCAGGTGCGTCGATATAGCTACTGCAGGGGCCCTGAAGGAGCTGATCCTTCCTGGTATCCTCTCCATCTCTGTTCCAATACTGGTCGGCTTCACCCTGGGCAAGCAGGCCCTAGCCGGATTTCTAGGGGGATGCATCATCACAGGAATCATCTTCGCCCTTATGATGGCGAACTCTGGCGGGATGTGGGACAACGCCAAGAAGTACATAGAGGAGGGCCATTTCGGGGGTAAGGGATCAGAGGCCCACAAGGCAGCCGTGGTAGGAGATACTGTGGGGGACCCCTTTAAGGACACGGCTGGCCCCTCACTGAACACGATGATAACAGTAATGGCCCTGTCTGCAACAGTCTTCGCACCATTCTTCCTATAA